CGGAGCTCGCGCAGAAGCTCAAGGCGGTGCTCGATCGGCACCTCTGGCTGGAGGTGGAGACGCTCTCGCCGAACCCGCAGGGGGACACGCAGGACAACCTCGGGGCCGGCGTGGAGCAGCTCGGCAAGATCCCGACGCGGACGGGGCCCCAGCCGGTGCGCCTCGTGCGGCGCACCACGCCCGACGGCGTGCGCTGGATCTTCTCGCGCGCCACGGTGGAGCGCGTCGATGAGTGGTACGCACGGCTCGAAGATCGCTGGCTCCGCGATCACCTGCCGCCGGCGCTCCTGCGCCCCGGCCCGCGCGAGCTGCTCTGGTGGCAGTGGCTCGCGCTGCCGGTCCTCGCGCTGGCCGGCTGGCTCGTCGGCGCGGTGCTGAGCTACCTCGTCCGCGCCGCGCTCCGCCGCGTCATCGCCCGGACGGAGTCCACGCTCGACGACGTGCTCCTCGGGGGGGCGCGCGGTCCGTTCACGTTCGCGGCGGCGCTCCTGGTGATCACGGCCGTGCTCCCGTGGCTCGGGCTGTACCTGCCGGCCGAGGAGTTCCTCGGCCAGGTGCTGCGCGCCGGCGTCTTCGTCGCGGTCTTCTGGTTCGCACTGCGCGCGATCGACGCCTTCGGCGGCCGCCTGCTCGCCGCCCCCGCGACGCGCGACAACCCGGCGGCGCGCTCGCTCGTGCCGCTCATGGGGCGGATCGCGAAGGTCGCGATCGTGATCATCGGCGTGATCGCGGTGCTCTCGGAGCTCGGCTACCCCGTGGCGAGCCTCATCGCCGGCCTCGGCATCGGCGGCGTCGCGCTGGCCCTCGCCGCGCAGAAGACGGTGGAGAACCTCTTCGGCTCGGTCGCGATCGGCATCGACCGGCCGTTCCAGGTCGGCGACTTCGTGAAGGTCGACGCGCTCCTCGGCACGGTCGAGAGCATCGGGCTCCGCTCGACCCGGATCCGCACGGTCGACCGGACCATCGTCACGATCCCGAACGGCAAGCTGGCCGATCTCCACATCGAGTCGTTCACGGCGCGCGACCGCATCCGCCTCGCCTGCCTGCTGGGGATCGAGCGCGACACATCGCCCGAGCAGCTCCGCGCCATCGTGGAAGAGTGCGAGCGGGCGCTGCGGGAGCACCCGAAGGTCTGGCCCGAGGACGTCGTTGTGCGCTTCATCGGCGTCGGCCCGTCCTCGCTCGACGTGGAGGTGGTGGCCTGGTTCCAGACGACCGACTTCGCGGAGTTCCGGGACATCCGGCAGGCGATGCTGATCACCTTCCTGCAGATCATCGACATGGCCGGATCGAAGCTCGCCTACCCGACGCAGACGCTGCACGTCGCGCCGCGCGGAGGGGAGCGCCCGCAGCCGGAGGCGGCCGCGGCGGGGGGCTCGGCTAACGGGCGGCGCGCGCCGCGGCGGGCGCCATCGGCTGAAGCCCCGCCTTCTCGATGAGCGCGCGGTCCTCGTCCTCGCCGGGGTTCGGCGTGGTGAGCAGCTTGTCTCCGTAGAAGATCGAGTTCGCCCCCGCGTACATGCAGAGCAGCTGCGCCTCGCGCGAGAGCTCCGTCCGCCCGGCGGACAGGCGCACCATCGCGCGCGGCATCATGACCCGCGCGACCGCGATCATCCGGACGAACTCGATCGGATCGACCGGGGGGAGGCTCTCGAGGGGCGTCCCCGGCGAGCGCACGAGGGCGTTGATCGGCACGCTCTCCGGGTGGGGATCGAGGCGCGCGAGCTCGACGAGCATCTCGCAGCGGTCGGCGATCGACTCGCCCATGCCGATGATGCCGCCCGAGCAGACGGTGATGCCCGCCCGCCGGACGTTGCGCAGGGTGACGAGCCGCTCGTCGTACGTGCGCGTCGAGATGATCGATTTGTAGGCCTTCCGCGAGGTGTCGAGGTTGTGGTTGTAGGCGTCGAGGCCGGCCTCCTTGAGGCGGCGCGCCTGGTCGTCGGTGAGCATGCCGAGCGTGCAGCACGCCTCGAGGCCGAGGGCTTTCACGCCGCGCACCATGTCGAGGACGCGCTCGAAGGCGGGGCCGTCCTTCACCTCGCGCCACGCGGCGCCCATGCAGAACCGCGTCGAGCCGCCGTCGCGGGCGCGCCCTGCGGCGGCGAGGACCGCGCCGACGTCGAGCATGCGCTCCGGCCCGACCTCGGTCTCGTAGTGGCTCGACTGCGGGCAGTAGGCGCAGTCCTCGGGGCAGCCGCCCGTCTTGACGCTGAGCAGGGTGCAGAGCTGGACCTCGTGCTCGCCGTGGAACGCGCGGTGGACCGCGCGGGCGCGGTCGATCAGCTCGAAGAGCGGCAGGTCGTGCAGGGCGACCGCCTGCTCGACGGTCCAGTCGTGGCGGGGCGCGCCCGCCGACGGGGCGTGCCCGGCCGGGCCGCCGCATCCATTCCTGTGCTCCGCCCCTTCTCGTTCGATCCCTTCGAGCATGGGCTCGCTCATAGCCGGGCTTGAGGCGCCGCCGCAAGCGAGGCGCGAAAGGGAGGGATTTCCTGGCGTCCTTGGCGGCTTGGCGGCCCGAAATTCTGCTCTTTCGTGGCGGCTTGGTCCGCTCGTCGCTCTAGAGCGCGGTCACCGCCTTCGCCGTCTCCTTGGCGATCGTCCCCTGGGCGACGAGCTGCCTGAGGTGCGCGTCGAAGGTCTGCATGCCGTACGGCGTGACCCCCTTCTCCATCAGCTCGCGCAGCGAGGGGCTCCCCTCCGGCCGGCGGATCGCCTCGCGCACCGCGGCCGTACCGACGAGCACCTCGGCGGCGAGGACCTCCCCCGCGCCGTCGCGGCGAGGGAGCAGGCGCTGCGCGACGACGCCGTGGAGACAGTCGGCCAGCCGCTCGCGCGCCTCGCTCGGGCTCTTGCCGAGCGCGATCAGCCGCCCGAGCGTGCGCGTGACGTCCGCGGCGCTGACCGCCGCGAGCACGAGGTGCCCGGTCTCCGCGGCGTGGAGCGCGAGATCGAGCGACTCGCCGTCGCGGAGCGCGCTGATCAGCACGACGTCCGGGTCCTGCCGCAGCGCGGAGCGCAGCGCGGTCGGGAAATCCGCGGTGTCGACGCCGATCTCGCGCTGGCTCACGCTGGAGCGGTTGTCCTCGTGCACGTGCTCGACTGGATCTTCCAGGGTGATGATGTGGCGCGGCACGGTCGCGTTGATGTGCCCGACGAACGCGGCGAGGGTCGTGCTCTTGCCGCTGCCGGCCGTGCCCGCGACGAGGATGAGGCCGTGATCGTGCTCCACCATCGCCCGGACCGCCGAGGGCACGCCGAGCTCCTCGAACGTCGGGATCTTGAGCGGGATGCTCCGCAGGATGATCGCGAGCGAGCCGCGCTGGCGATAGATGTTCACCCGGAACCGGCCGAGGCCCGGGACGACGTACGAGGTGTCGAGCTCCTGGAGCGTGGCGAGCAGCTCGCGCGACGGGCGCCCGGCGAGCAGCACCCGCGCGGCGGCCTCGCTGTCCTCGGGCCGGATCCTGTCGACGCGGAAGTAGACCATGTCGCCGCGGACCCGCGCGCCCGGCGGCTGACCGACCTTGAGGTGGATGTCGCTGGCGTGGGCGGCAAGCGCCTTGCCGAGGAGCTGATGGAGGAAGGCCTCGGAGGTGTACGGCGTCGTCACGGGGGGCAAGGTACCAAATTGGAACCCGACCGGCCCAAAGGGCGGCTGCACGAAACGAAAGCGCAGAGGGCGCCGCGCCGCCGCGCGGGACGGCCGCGCGCGCCGGGACCGCCGCGACGGCTGCGCGGGACGTCAGGGCCGCGGCGCCGCAGGGCCTCCCGCGGCGCCCGCGACGGAGCCCTCGGGATCCAGATCTGCAGGAATACGGAGAGGATCGACGAGCCCCCGCTCGGCGAGCGCGCGCGCCGCCGAGATGGCGAGCGCGCGCTGGTCCGAAGGGAGGTCGCGCCGACCCGACAGCTCGACAAGGGCCGCGGCCGCGCTGCGCGCCCCGTCCGGGTCGAGCGGCTCGCGCGGGCGCGCTGGCCGCCCGGCGATCCCGAGGAGCGCTTCGAGCAGGGGCGGGAGCGGCGGCCCGGACGCCGCGCGGGCGCGCTCGGCGAGCGGCCCGAGCGCCAGATCGGCGTCGTCGGCGTACGGCAGCGCGCGCAGGGCCGTCAGCGCGATGTCGCCGCCGTCGTCGAGCGCGGCGAGGAGTCCGGCGGCGCCCTCGGCCTCGGCCAGCCGGGCGCACTCCAGCGGGTCGTCCCCCGCGGCGAGGCGCCAGCGCGGATCGGTGAGGCGAGGGCTCGGCGGGCGCGGCGCCAGGGAGGGCGACGCGGCGGCCGAGGCGGGCGCCTCGGCGGCGCGAGGGGCGCTCCCCTGCTCGCGGCGACAGCCGAGGGGCGCGAGCAGGGAGAGCGCGACGGGCACGGCGAAGGCGAGGCGCGCCGCGACAGGCGCCCTCCGCCGCGCGCGGCGGAGGCCGTCGCGGCCCCTCCCCTGCCTCACGGCTGATCGAGGATCGAGAGCGACCGCTTCGTAGGCGCGTTCTCGGGCTCCTGCCGCGCGTTGTACTCGTCGACCACCCGGTTGATGTGCATCGAGCAGAACTTCGGCCCGCACATCGAGCAGAACTCGGAGGTCTTGAAGTACTCCTGAGGGAGCGTCTCGTCGTGCATCGCCTGGGCCGTCTCCGGATCGAGCGAGAGCGCGAACTGCTGCTTCCAGTCGAAGGCGTAGCGGGCGCGGCTCAGCGCGTCGTCGCGATCCCGCGCGCCCGGGCGCTTCCGCGCCACGTCCGCGGCGTGGGCCGCGATCTTGTAGGCGATGAGGCCCTGCTTGACGTCCTCGGGGTTCGGAAGGCCGAGGTGCTCCTTCGGGGTCACGTAGCAGAGCATCGCG
The DNA window shown above is from Sorangium aterium and carries:
- a CDS encoding mechanosensitive ion channel family protein, whose translation is MPSTDHPKGPRRLRLWPPARWLRAAFAFALVFGCALLGASAGELSPPPPPPSPPPPAAGAEAGPEPEATPVAPDSPRASMRSFVELCRAGDYAEAARYLDVPPRANGAELAQKLKAVLDRHLWLEVETLSPNPQGDTQDNLGAGVEQLGKIPTRTGPQPVRLVRRTTPDGVRWIFSRATVERVDEWYARLEDRWLRDHLPPALLRPGPRELLWWQWLALPVLALAGWLVGAVLSYLVRAALRRVIARTESTLDDVLLGGARGPFTFAAALLVITAVLPWLGLYLPAEEFLGQVLRAGVFVAVFWFALRAIDAFGGRLLAAPATRDNPAARSLVPLMGRIAKVAIVIIGVIAVLSELGYPVASLIAGLGIGGVALALAAQKTVENLFGSVAIGIDRPFQVGDFVKVDALLGTVESIGLRSTRIRTVDRTIVTIPNGKLADLHIESFTARDRIRLACLLGIERDTSPEQLRAIVEECERALREHPKVWPEDVVVRFIGVGPSSLDVEVVAWFQTTDFAEFRDIRQAMLITFLQIIDMAGSKLAYPTQTLHVAPRGGERPQPEAAAAGGSANGRRAPRRAPSAEAPPSR
- the bioB gene encoding biotin synthase BioB: MLEGIEREGAEHRNGCGGPAGHAPSAGAPRHDWTVEQAVALHDLPLFELIDRARAVHRAFHGEHEVQLCTLLSVKTGGCPEDCAYCPQSSHYETEVGPERMLDVGAVLAAAGRARDGGSTRFCMGAAWREVKDGPAFERVLDMVRGVKALGLEACCTLGMLTDDQARRLKEAGLDAYNHNLDTSRKAYKSIISTRTYDERLVTLRNVRRAGITVCSGGIIGMGESIADRCEMLVELARLDPHPESVPINALVRSPGTPLESLPPVDPIEFVRMIAVARVMMPRAMVRLSAGRTELSREAQLLCMYAGANSIFYGDKLLTTPNPGEDEDRALIEKAGLQPMAPAAARAAR
- a CDS encoding type IV pilus twitching motility protein PilT translates to MTTPYTSEAFLHQLLGKALAAHASDIHLKVGQPPGARVRGDMVYFRVDRIRPEDSEAAARVLLAGRPSRELLATLQELDTSYVVPGLGRFRVNIYRQRGSLAIILRSIPLKIPTFEELGVPSAVRAMVEHDHGLILVAGTAGSGKSTTLAAFVGHINATVPRHIITLEDPVEHVHEDNRSSVSQREIGVDTADFPTALRSALRQDPDVVLISALRDGESLDLALHAAETGHLVLAAVSAADVTRTLGRLIALGKSPSEARERLADCLHGVVAQRLLPRRDGAGEVLAAEVLVGTAAVREAIRRPEGSPSLRELMEKGVTPYGMQTFDAHLRQLVAQGTIAKETAKAVTAL
- a CDS encoding thiamine biosynthesis protein — protein: MRQGRGRDGLRRARRRAPVAARLAFAVPVALSLLAPLGCRREQGSAPRAAEAPASAAASPSLAPRPPSPRLTDPRWRLAAGDDPLECARLAEAEGAAGLLAALDDGGDIALTALRALPYADDADLALGPLAERARAASGPPLPPLLEALLGIAGRPARPREPLDPDGARSAAAALVELSGRRDLPSDQRALAISAARALAERGLVDPLRIPADLDPEGSVAGAAGGPAAPRP